CCGCGACGCGGGTCTCCCCGGGGGTGGACTCGGCGACCACACCGATGCGCCGCGGGGGGTGGTGCGTGGAGTCGTCGTCTGCAGACATCTCGTGTTCTCTCTCGTCGGAGGAGCTCGTTGACGGGGGATCTGCGATCAGGGGAACGTCCCCTTGGTGGCAGGAACCTACACGTCCGAGCCCGGCTGGCCGACGGGACGAAGAAGTGACGTGCCTCACCGGCACACGTGCCGGTGAGGGGTGCCACGGTCCGCAGGCGCCCGAAGGCGCAGGTCACTTGGGGAGCTGCTCCTTGATGGTCCGGCCCGCGTTGGCGACCGCGGGCGGCACCGGGTCGCCCTTCACGGCGGCGGTGATCAGGGCGTTGAACGGTCCCCAGATGGCGGACATCTGAGGGATGGACGGCAGCGGGACGCCGGCCTTGGCGGCCTGTTCGAAGGCGGCGACGTCCGGGTCGGCGGTGCGCGCGTGGGCCAGCGACTCCTTCAGGGCGGGCATCCGCGGCTCGGCCTTGAACAGGGCGTCGGCGAGTTCCACGGAGCCGAGGGTGGACAGCACGAACTCCTGCGCCATCGCCTTGTGGGCGCCCTTGCTGGCGACGAAGAAGGACTGCACGCCGACGAACGACCGGGCGGGTTCCTTGCCGGCGAAGCCGGGCACCGGGGAGATGGCGTACTTCAGTCCGCTGGAGCGCACGTCGGCCAGCTTCCACGGTCCGGCCACCAGGAACGGGGTCTTGCCGGTGGTGAAGGCGGCCGAGGCGTTGTCCGAGGTGTAGGAGCGGCGCAGCACGCCCGAGCCCTTCTCGCCGAGGGCCGCGATCTTCTCGAAGGCGGCGACCGAGGAGGGGGCGCCGACGCCGAGGTCGGTGGGGTCGGCGTCGCCGCGGGCGTTGGTGCCGAAGAGGTAGCCGCCGCCGGAGGTGTACAGCGGGTACATGTGGTAGGTGTCGCCGGCCTGGCCGTCGGGCTGGCTGACGGTGTACCCGACCGCCTGGGTGGCCTTGCCGGCCTTGCGGAGTGCCTCGCCGGTGTTCACCAGCGAGTCGAAGGTGTCGGGGGCCTCGGGTGCGAGGGCGGTGTTGCGGAACAGCACCAGGCTCTCCACCGCGTACGGGATGGCGTAGAACTTGCCCTGGTAGGTGACCGCCTTGCGGGCGACGTCGACGTAGTCGCCCATCCGGTTGTCGAGCACCTCGATGGGGTCGATGAGGTCGTTCTGGACGAGGTTCCCGATCCAGTCGTGGGCGCCGACCATGACGTCCGGGCCCTTGCCGGACTGGGAGGCCTCGATGAAGGCCTTCTGCTGGTTCTCGGCGATGCCGACCACCTCGGCCTTGGCGCCCTTCTTGGCGGCGAACGCCTCGGCGAAGGGGCGCAGCACGTCGGCGCGCTTCTCGTCGGCCCAGATCACCAGCTTCTTGCCGGAGGGGGACGCGGCATCGCCGGCGGTGGCGCCGGTGCCGCCGCAGGCGGTCAGGCCGAGGGTGAGGGTGATCGTCGAGGCGAGGAGCGCGAGATGTCTGCGCACGCGGGTCTCCAGGTCGGGGGGTGGGTGGGGGCGCGAGAGCCGGTCGGGTGCGCAGAAGTTAGCAATGCCCCCCTCTCGGCAGCAATGGTTTGCAGAAATTTACGGAAAGTTTTCAGGAGCGGTGGTTTCGGCTGATCGCCGGCTGGTGGCGGACGGCGCGACCCGGGTGCGCGGTGGAGTGCGACCCGGGCGCGGGGTGCGGTGCGAGGAGGGGGCGTTCGGCGCGGGTGTCTGGCGTGCCGGGAGCCCCTGCCGTACCGTCGCTCGACGTGATCCCCGACCAGGCGCGCGTGAACCGGATCTTCCTCCCCGAGACCTACGCCGAGGGGGTGCCGTACGCCCTGCACCGGGAGCTGCGCGAGGCCGCGCCGGTGTGGTGGGTCGAGGAGCCGGCCGTCGGGCCGTGGCCGGCCGGGCCGGGGTACTGGGCGGTGCTGCGGCACGCCGACGTCAAGCACGTCCTGCGCACCCCCGAGGTGTTCTCCTCCCACCTCGGCGCCACCCAGATCCGGGACCCGGACACCGCCGCCGACCTGGAGTTCGTCCGGGCGATGATGCTCAACCAGGACCCGCCCGACCACTCCCGGCTGCGCCGGATCGTCGCGGCCGCCTTCACCCCGCGCGCCGTCCGGGAGCTCACCGAGGGGATCGAGCGGCGCGCCCGGCTGCTGGTGGCGGAGGTCCGGCCGCGCGGGCGGGCCGACTTCGTCCCGCTCGCCGCCGACCTGCCGGTCTGGACGCTCGCGCACATCATGGGTGTGCCCGAGCAGGACCGGGGCCTGCTGTACGCCTGGGCGAGCCGGGTCATCGGCTACCAGGACACCGAGTACGCCGGCCTCGCCGCCACCGACCCGGCCGCGCTCAGCGACCTCGGCCGGGCCGCCCTCGCCCACCGGCCGACCGCCGTGGCGACCGGGGACGGCCGGCCGGTCAACCCCCGGTCACGGGCCGCCCTCGCCGACATGTTCGCCTACGCCCACGGGCTCGCCGAACACCCGCGGCCCGGCAGCATCCTCGCCCGGATGCGGGAGGGCGGGCTCACCCGCGAGGAGTTCGAGAACATGTTCTTCCTCTTCGCCGTCGCCGGGAACGAGACCCTGCGCAACGGCGTCCCGGGCGGGCTGCTCACCCTGCTGGAGCACCCCGAGCAGTACCGACTGCTGTGCGAACGGTCGGAGTTGACCGGATCCGCGGTGGAGGAGATGCTCCGCTACTGGCCGCCGGTGATGGACTTCCGCCGCACCGCCACCCGGGACGTGGAGCTCGGCGGGCGGCGGATCCGGGGCGGCGACAAGGTCGTGGTCTACCACGCCTCCGCCAACCGCGACGGCACCGTCTTCCCGGAGCCCGACCGGTTCGACGTCACCCGCACCCCGAACGACCACGTCAGCTTCGGCCACGGGCCGCACTTCTGCCTCGGCGCGCAGCTGGCCCGGGTGCAGATGCGGGCGCTGCTCGGGGAGGTGGTGCGGGGGCTGCCGGGACTGCGGGTGGCGGGGGCGCCGGTACGGATGGTCTCCAACTTCCAGAACGGGCTGAAGCACCTGCCGATCGGCTGGGGGTGACGCCGGGGCCCGTGGGGGCTAGCCGCGGTTCTCGAGTTCGAGCAGCCGCGCCTTGCGCTCCAGCCCGCCCGCGTACCCGGTCAGCGAGCCGTCCGCGCCGATCACCCGGTGGCACGGCCGGACCACCAGCAGCGGGTTCGCCCCGATCGCCGAGCCCAGGGCCCGTACCGCGCCGCGCGGGGCGCCGATGGACTCCGCCAGCCGCCCGTAGGTCGTGGTGGCGCCGTACGGGATGGCGTCCAGCGCCTGCCACACCCGCCGCTGGAACTCCGTCCCGCCGACCGCGAACTCCAGGTCGAACCCGGTCGCCGTCCCCGCGAAGTACGCCTGGAGCTGGGCCGTGATCTCGCCGAACGCCTCGGGTGCGCGCACCCAGCCGTCCAGGACCACCGCGCCCCGCCGCTGGCCCGGCACCGACACCGAGGCCAGTGCCGTGCCGCCCTTCGCCGTGGCCGACTCCTCACCGACCAGCAGCAGCTCGCCCAGCGGACTGTCCACCGTCGTGTACACCGTCATCGGACCCGAACTCCTCTCCGTTCCGCCCTTCCATCAGCCAGTCTGCCGTGCCGGCGGTGGTGGGGTCCGGCGGGAATCGGACACCGCCCTCGGCCCCGTCCCTCGGCCCGCGGCCCGCGGCCCGTGTCCGGCGTGGCGGCGGGCGTGCGGGCAGGCCGCCCGGCGCGCAGGGGGCCGTGCGGCGCCCGGTCGACGGCCTCCTTACCGTTCGCACACCCCGCGCGCGTACAGTGTCAGCCTCGGTGGACGGGAGTGAGGGCGGCATGGACAGGCGGACCGCGGGGTCGCCCGCGGGCGGCGGGCATCGGGCCCTGGAGTGGCGGTCGCGACCCGAGTCGCCGAGCGCGGCGGTGCTGGTGCTGCACGGCGGCCAGGAGAACGGCGAGCGCCCGCCCGGGCCGGTGAACCTGCCCGGCCTGCGGATGCGCGGCTTCGTCCGGGCCGTCCAGCGCGGGACCTCGGGGGCGGAGGTCGCGATCGGCACGGTCCGGTACCGCTGCCGCGGCTGGAACGGCGACCGCGCCGACGCCGCCCGGGACACCCTGGCCGCCCTCGCGGACCTCGCGGAGGAGCTCGGGCCCGTACCCACCGTGCTGGTGGGCCACTCCATGGGCGGCCGGGCGGCGCTGCGGGCCGCCGGGCACCCGTGCGTGACCGGGGTCGTGGCGCTGGCGCCGTGGTGCCCTCGGGAGGAGCCGTACGAGCACCTGGCGGGCCGGCGGGTCCTGATGCTGCACGGCGACCGTGACCGGGTGACCGACCCCGCGGACACCGACCTGTTCGCGGCGCGCGCCCGCTCCGGCGGGGCCCTGGTGGCGGGGTACCGGGTGGCGGGCAGCGGGCACGCGCTGCTGCGCCGGGCCGGGGACTGGCACCGGACGACGGCGGTGCTGACGGCCGGGCTGCTCGGGTTGCGGGGGTTGCCGGTGGAGGTGGCGGCGGCGCTGGAGCTGCAGGCGCAGCAGGAGGGCGGGTTGGCGCTGCCGCTGCTGTAGCGCTGGGCAGCTCACCGGTTACGCGGATACAGCGTGGGGCTGGTCGCGGAGGGTGTCAGGGTGCGGGTCCGTTGGGGGGTTTTCTCGCGCAGTTCTCCCCCAGCCTTGGCGGCTGGGAGGTGCCCCCACGCGCCCCCGATGGGTTCCCGATTGCTCTGAAAAGCCTTGGTAAACAAGGCTGTTCGGGGTCTGGGCGGCCTCTGGGTGCGCCGCTACAGTGGGCCAGCCATTTCTGGTGACGCGCGGGGCGCCCCGTGGGCGGGGCGGGAGGGCGGGGCGGCGATGGGTACGGGGGTCTGGGCGCGGGTGGGTGGTGCCGTCGGCGGGAGGACGGCCGCCCTGGTGGCGGGCGGCGCGCTGGTGGTCACGGGTGGGGTGGGCGCGGGCGTCTGGTGGACGACGCAGGGGCCGAAGCTCCAGGTGGTGCAGCGCAATGTGGAGGTGGTGCTGCCGCCGGGCGGTCAGCAGGCGGCGGTGGCGGGGTGTGCCAAGCACGAGACGGCGCTCGGCGGCGGGTACGCGGTGGACGGGGTGGGGTACGCCACGACCAGCGAGTTCGTGGGTGGCAGCGGCTGGCTGGCGGCCGCGTACAACCCGGGTGACACGGCGGTCACGCTGACCTCGTACGTGCTGTGCGTCAACGCGGCGGTGGAGCTGGCGCCGCGGGGCGAGTACACGCAGCGGGCGCTGGCCTTCCGGGACCGCGTGGACAAGGTGACGGCGGGGCGGGACGGCATGATCCACGACCTGACCACGGACGGTCCGTGGGCCGGGTTGGCGACGGACTCGATCGGGACGGACGTCTGCTCGCCCGGGTACACCATGACGGGTCTGGAGTTCCGGGCGTCCCGGACGGTCACCGGGCACGCGGCGGCGCCGCTGCCGCTGGACCGGGTCACCGCGCTCGCCGCGGGCGCCACGGCCCCGGGCCCGGCGCAGTGGATCGCCTCGGTCAACCCGGGGACGCAGCTGAGCACCGCGCCGTACCAGATGCACGACAGCTACCTGGCGGAGCGGCGGACCCGGATCGAGGACCCGCAGCCGCCGCAGGCCAACTACGCGGTGGGGGTCCGGGCGATCTGCGCCCGGCTGAAGAACGTCTCCGTCCTCACCGACCGGGCGACGGTGGCCGCCGGTGGTACGGCCGAGATGTCCCTGCGGTGTCCGGCGAACACCTTCGCGGTCGGCGGCGGCTTCGCCTTCACCGCGGGCGCCGTGGACGGCAGCAGCCCGCAGCCGTACCTCGGCGACGGGCTGCTGTACGCCTCCGCGGACGGGCCGACGCCGGGCCCGTCGGGGCGGGTGGCCCGGGAGTGGCACCTGACCGGGCGGAACGAGCAGACGGCGGGCGTGCAGTACCGGAACGCGGTGTGGATCGAGCACAGCAGCCGCGAGGAGCTCACCGGCAACGGCTACTTCGACGCCCGTCCGCGCGGCGCCGACGACCAGGAGCTGCGCGGCACCACCGTCCCCGACGGGCAGCAGCTCACCGCCACGGCGATCTGCGCCACGGTGGACGCGAAGCCCACCGAGCCGGGTCCGGTGGTGACCCCGGTGGCGCGGGCCGATCTGCTGCCGGTGCTGGACCTGCCGCCGGTGGTCCCGGCGGTCTCGGCGGCCCCGTCGGTGTCCGCCGCTCCGTCGCCCGCGCCCGGCAGTCCGTCGGCGGCCGTCCCGCCCTCGGCGTCCGCCGCGCGCCCGTCCGCGCAGCCCTCTCCCGTGGTGGGCCCGTCCCGGACGGCGGGTGCCTCGCCCCGGCCCGGCAGTGGCGCCGCCACCCCGCCCGGGCAGGTCAGCAGCCCGCCGGCGCAGCCGCAGCCGCCGGTGGTGAGCATCGAACAGCCGGGCCAGGGCGGGACGTTGCGCCGCGGCTGCGAGGAGGCGTTCGCCGGGACGGCGCGGACCCGGCCGGGGGACCGGCCGATCACCGATCCGCAGTACGTCCTGTGGCAGCTGACCGGCGGCCCGAACGGCCCGGTCACCGTGGGCTCCGGCGCCTCGGGCCGGTTCACCGTGCCGCTCCTCGCCGACGGCAGCTACACCCTGGTCCTGACCGCCACCGATCCGGACAGCCGCCTCACCGCGCAGGCCCGGACCACGGTCAGGATCACCGGCTGCATCCGCTGACCCGGCGGGGCCGGCGGGCCCGGCGAGGACGGACTCCCGGCGACAGGCTGTCAGAGACGCAACACGACGGTTGTCACTCTGCATGATTGTCGGGGGCAGGGCCGTGCTCGAGACTCGAGCTCCCGGCGGAGCGATCATGCACCGCCGGTCGAACCCGAGCACGGACCTGAGGTGAGAATGTCCGCGATGCCCCTCGACCCGCCGGAGAACCGCTGGCCGCAGCCCAAGCGCGTACGCCTGCTGGCACTGGTCGCACTGATCTTCTTCAGCGTCTCCGGCGGTGCCTACGGCATCGAGGAGTTGTTCTCCACGTCCGGTCCGGGGATGGCGGTGCTGCTGATCATCGTCACCCCGGTCATCTACAGCGTCCCGCATGCCCTGGTCTGCGCCGAGCTGGGCACCGCCATCCCGGTGGAGGGCGGCTACTACCACTGGGTCAAGAAGGGCCTGGGACGGTTCTGGGCGTTCCAGCAGGGACTGCTGCAGTGGATATGCAGCTTCGTCGACATGGCGCTCTACCCGGTGCTGTTCACCAGCTACCTGCAGAGCCTGGTGGGTGCGGTCGCCCCCGGTGAGCACGTCCTGTTCACCCTGGGGAACCTGCGGTTCGACCTGAACTGGGTGATCTGCGTCGGCGTGATCGCCGTCTTCACCCTGCTGAACCTCTTCGGCGCCGGCTGGGTCGGCGAGTCCTCGGTGGCGTTCGCGCTGATCTGCCTGACCCCGATGCTGGTCCTCACCGTGATCGGCTTCGTCCACCTGGTCTCCGACGGCGTCAACCCGATCGACTCGCTGACCACCTCTCAGGAGCAGTCCACCTGGAACGCCTTCGGCGCCGGCCTGTTCATCGTGATGTGGAACTACTGCGGCTGGGACAGCGTGTCCAACATCGCCGGGGAGATGGAGAACCCGCGCAAGCACCTGCCCAAGGCGCTGGCCGTCTCGGTGCTCCTCATCATGGTCGGCTACCTGCTGCCCTCGATCGCCTCGCTGGCGGTCGGCGCGGACGGCGAGGGCGGCTGGCGCAGCTGGGAGGCGGGCTCCTTCTCGGACGTGGCCGAGCAGTTGGCCGGGCCGTGGCTGCAGATCGCGGTGACCGTCGGCGGCATGTTCGCGGCGGTGGCGATGTTCTCGGCGCTGCTCGCGGCCAACTCGCGGCTGCCGTTCGCGCTGGCCCGGGACGGCTACTTCCCGACGTGGGTGGCCAGGGAGTCCAAGCGGTACCGGATGCCGATCGTCTCGATCGTCGGCTCCTCGGTGATCTACGCGATGTTCTGCCTGAGCAGCTTCGCCAACCTGGTCATCTTCGACGTCTTCCTCACCAACATCGGCATCCTGCTGGAGGTCGCCGCGCTGATCGCGCTGCGGATCAAGGCCCCGCGGATGGAGCGGCCGTACCGGATCCCCGGCGGCTGGGCGAGCCTGGCGGGCATCGCGCTGTGCCTGCTGTCCGTGTGCGTCTGGGCGGCCTGGCAGCAGTACGTGGAGAGCGGCACCCAGGCGGTGACGTACTGCCTGGTGGTGGTCGGCGGCTCGGTGCTGCTGTACCCGCTGCTGGCCCGCCGCAAGGACGCCCGGCAGGCGGCCGCCGACGATCTGTCAGGCGCCGCCGGTCGGAGCGCACAGCTTGCAGGGTCCGCCCGGGGCGTGCCGGCGGATAGCGTCGAGGCATGATCCACAGCTTCGCCCTCCACGTGGCCGACGTCGACCTCGAACCCGAACCGCTGGACCCCGCCCAGATCGTCTCCGGAGACCCGCAGGTCACCGGGAAGGTGGTCTGGGAGTCCGAGGACGGCCGGCAGCTGCGCGGGGTCTGGCAGATCACCCCCGGCGTGGTCACCGACACCGAGGCCGACGAGCTGTTCGTGGTGCTCAGCGGCCGGGCCACCGTCGAGGTCGAGAACGGCCCCACCCTCCGGGTGGGGCCGGGCGACCTGGCCGTCCTCCGTGCCGGCGACCGCACCACCTGGACGGTCCACGAGACCCTCCGCAAGGTGTACGCGATCAACCTCGGCGACCACTGAACCCCTCCTCCCGACCCATCGCATCCCCACGCGAATCGAGGACCCAGACCATGGACCCCGTGCACGCCCTCCGGGACGTCGAGCCCACCCCCTTCTGGCTGGACGACCCCGGGCGGCCGGAGGCGCACTCGGCCCTCATCGGCGAGGTCCGCTGCGACCTGCTGGTCGTCGGCGGCGGCTACAGCGGCCTGTGGACCGCCCTGATCGCCAAGGAGCGCGACCCCGCCCTGGACGTGGTCCTGGTCGAGGGCCGGGAGATCGGCTGGGCGGCCTCCGGCCGCAACGGGGGCTTCTGCGCCGCCAGCCTCACCCACGGCCTCGGCAACGGCCTCGACCGCTGGCCGGACGAGCTGGGCCGGCTGGAGCGGCTCGGTGCGCAGAACCTCCAGGCCATCGAGGACGCCGTCGCGAAGTACGGCATCGACTGCGACTGGGAGCGCACCGGCGAGCTGGACGTCGCCACCGAACCGCACCAGGTCGAGGAGCTGCGCGAACTCGCCGAGCTGGCCGCCCGGTTCGGCGAGGGCGGCGAGTTCCTGGACGCCGACCGGGTGCGCGCCGAGGTGAACTCCCCCACCTACCTGGGCGCGTTCTGGGACAAGGACGGCGTCGCCATGGTCAACCCGGCCCGGCTCGCCTGGGGACTCAAGCGGGCCTGCCTGGACCAGGGCGTGCGGATCTTCGAGCGCACCCCGGTCACCGCCCTCGCCGAGGCCGGCGCGGGCATGGCCGCCCGCACCCCGTACGGACGGGTCACCGCCCGGAAGGTGGCGCTGGGCACCAACGTCTTCCCCTCGCTGGTGAAGCGGATCCGCCCGTACACCGTGCCGGTCTACGACTACGCGCTGATGACCGAGCCGCTGAGCGCGGAGCAACTGGACGCCATCGGCTGGAAGGGCCGCCAGGGGATCGGCGACAGCGCCAACCAGTTCCACTACTACCGGCTGTCCGCCGACAACCGGATCCTGTGGGGCGGCTACGACGCGATCTACCACTACGGGGGGCGGGTGCGGGCCGAGTACGACCAGCGCCCGGCCACCTACCGGACCCTGGCCCGGCACTTCTTCACCACCTTCCCGCAGCTGGAGGGCCTGCGCTTCACCCACGCCTGGGGCGGCGCGATCGACACCTGCACCCGCTTCTCGGCGTTCTTCGACTCCGCTTACGACGGGAGGGTGGCGCTGGCGGCCGGCTACACCGGGCTCGGGGTGGGGGCGACCCGGTTCGGCGCCGAGGTGATGCTCGACCTGCTGGCCGGGGAACGCACCGAGCGGACCGCGCTGGAGATGGTGCGGCGCAAGCCGCTGCCGTTCCCGCCGGAGCCGGTCCGCTGGGCCGGCATCTCGATCACCAAGTGGTCCCTGGACCGGGCCGACCGCAACGCCGGCCGCCGCAACCTCTGGCTGCGCACCCTGGACCGGTGCGGGCTCGGCTTCGACAGCTGATCCCGGCTCAGCTCCGCACGGCCCGGCCCGTGTTGCCGGTGACCGGGGCCACCCCGCCATGATCGTCCGCCGCTGCGGCGGGTTAGGGTGGCCGGGTGAGTCTTCATGTGGTCATCGGACACGGGCCCGCCGGTGCGGCCACCGCGCGGCTGCTGGCCGACCGGGGGCACCGGGTACGGGTGGTCACCCGCCGCGGCCGTCCGGCCGAGCCCGGCATCGAGCACCTGGCGCTGGACGCGGCCTCCCCCGCGGGCCTGACCGAGGCCACCCGGGGCGCCGCCGCCGTGTACGGCTGCGCCGCGCCGCCGCTGCACCGCTGGGCGGCCGACTGGCCGGCGCTGGCCTCCTCGCTGTGCGCGGCGGCCGAGGCGAACGACGCCGTGCTGGTCATGCTCGGCAACCTCTACGGCTACGGCCCGGTGGACGGCCCGCTCACCGAGGACCTGCCGCTCGCGGCCACCGGCCCCAAGGGGCGGGTCCGGGCGGAGGTCTGGGAGCGGGCCCGGGCGCTGCACGAGGCGGGCCGGATCCGGGCGGTGGAGGTGCGCGCCTCGGACTTCTTCGGTCCCGGCGTCACCGACGGCGGCCACCTGGCCGCGCGGGTGGTGCCGCGGGTGCTGGCCGGCCGGTCGGTCTCGGTGCTCGGCGACCCCGACGCCCCGCACAGCTGGACCCATCTCCCGGACGTGGCCCGGGCGCTGGTCGAGGTCGCGGGCGAGGAGCGGGCCTGGGGCCGGCCCTGGCACGTACCGACCGTCCCGGCCCGGTCGATCCGCGCGATGGTCGACCTGCTGGCCGCCGAGGCGGGCACCGGCCCGGTCGCGGTCCGCCGGGTGCCGCCCGCGGTGCTCGGCGCGGCCGCGCTGTTCTCCCCGCTGCTGCGGGAACTGCGGGAGGTCCGCTACCAGTTCGACCGCCCGTTCGTGGTGGACGCGACGGCGTACGAGGCGGCGTTCGCGGTGCGCGCCACTGCGCTGGAGGAGCAGGTCGCGGCCACCGTGGCGTGGTGGCGTCAGCGGTCGGCGACCGCCGCCCGCTGACGCCGCCGCCCCCGTTTCGACCGGGCCGAACCGGAGAAACGCTCCCCCGGAAAGGCCGAGACCGCCGGGCAGGGGCCCTGGCCCGTCCCACCACCGGGGCGTGCACCGCGGGGACACCGCGGGCGCGCCCCCGGGTCGCTCCGCCCCCGGCCTCGGCGTGCGGCTTCGCTCCGGCGACCGGAGCATGAAGCCGATGAGCGGAGGAGCCATGACCCCTGAGGTTCCCACCCCGGCCGCCGGCGAGCTGGTGGTGCTGAGCGGGGTCAACAAGCACTTCGGCGAGCTGCACGTCCTGCGGGACATCGACCTGACCGTCGGCCGGGGCGAGGTCGTGGTGGTCGTCGGGCCCTCCGGCGGCGGCAAGTCCACCCTGTGCCGGGCGATCAACCGCCTGGAGACCGTCGACTCCGGGGAGATCGTGATCGACGGCAGGCCGATGCCCGCGGAGGGCAGGGAGCTGGCCGCGCTCCGGGCCGACGTCGGCATGGTCTTCCAGTCCTTCAACCTCTTCGCGCACCGGACGGTGCTGCAGAACGTCACGCTCGGCCAGATCAAGGTCCGCCGCAAGGACCGGCGCCTCGCCGAGGAGCGGGCCCGGGAGCTGCTGGAGCGGGTGGGGGTGGCCTCGCAGGTGGACAAGTACCCGGCGCAGCTCTCCGGCGGCCAGCAGCAGCGCGTCGCGATCGCCCGGGCCCTGGCGATGGATCCGAAGGTCATGCTCTTCGACGAGCCGACCTCGGCTCTCGACCCGGAGATGATCAACGAGGTGCTGGAGGTGATGCGGCAGCTCGCCCGCGACGGCATGACCATGGTCGTCGTCACCCACGAGATGGGCTTCGCCCGTTCGGCCGCCAACCGCGTGGTGTTCATGGCGGATGGCCGGATCGTGGAGGAAACCACGCCGGACCGCTTCTTCAGCAATCCGAGCAGCGACCGGGCCAAGGACTTCCTGGCGAAGATCCTGCACCACTGACGGGGGCCCGCCCACAAGGGATGATCACCATGAACCTTCGCAAGGCGACTGTCGCGGCCGCCGCCGCGCTCGTGCTCTCCGTGACCGCCGCCGGCTGCGGCTCCGACGGCGGATCGAGCAGCGGCGGCGGCACCGCCGGTGCGTCCGGCACCGGCGGGAAGATCACCGTCGGCATCAAGTTCGACCAGCCGGGCATCGGCCTGAAGACGCCGGACGGCACGTACACCGGCCTGGACGTGGACGTGGCCACCTACGTGGCCAAGCAGCTCGGCTACTCCCCGCAGAACATCGAGTTCAAGGAGGCCAAGAGCGCCGACCGGGAGACCATGCTCCAGCGCGGCGACGTGGACTTCATCGCCGCCTCGTACTCGATCACCCCGACCCGCTCGGAGAAGGTGGACTTCGCCGGCCCGTACCTGCTGGCGCACCAGGACGTGCTGATCCGGGCGGACGACGACTCCATCAAGACCCCGGCGGACCTGAACACCAAGAAGCTCTGCTCGGTCACCGGCTCCACCTCGGCGCAGAACGTCAAGACGAAGATCGCGCCGAACGCGCAGCTCCAGGAGTACGGCGGCTACTCGGAGTGCCTGACCGGCCTGGAGAACAAGGTGGTGGACGCGCTGACCACCGATGACTCGATCCTCGCCGGCTACGCCGCGCAGCCCGCCTTCCAGGGCAAGTTCAAGCTCGGCGGGTTCAAGATGAGCAACGAGAACTACGGCATCGGGGTGCAGAAGGGCAGTGAACTGAAGGCCCAGATCAACACCGCCCTGGAGAAGATGGTCGCCGACGGGTCCTGGGAGGCGGCCGTGAAGAAGAACCTCGGCCCGGCGGGCTACCAGAACGAGCCCGCTCCGAAGATCGGCGTGGTCGTCAGCTGACGGCCGTCCCCCGGCGCACCGCCCCCGCGGCGGTGCGCCCCGTCCTCTCCCGCACGCGGAAGGCCGGGTGAGATCCCGTGTTCGACTTCCTGGAGGGCTACGACCTGCTGGGTGCCTTCTGGGTGACGGTGCAGCTCACCGTCTACTCGGCGATCGGGTCGCTGGTCTGGGGCACCGCGCTGGCCGCGATGCGGGTCAGCCCGGTGCCGCTGATGCGCGGCTTCGGCACCTGCTACGTGAACGTGTTCCGGAACATCCCGCTGACCGTCATCATCGTGTTCACC
The window above is part of the Kitasatospora sp. HUAS MG31 genome. Proteins encoded here:
- a CDS encoding NAD-dependent epimerase/dehydratase family protein, whose translation is MSLHVVIGHGPAGAATARLLADRGHRVRVVTRRGRPAEPGIEHLALDAASPAGLTEATRGAAAVYGCAAPPLHRWAADWPALASSLCAAAEANDAVLVMLGNLYGYGPVDGPLTEDLPLAATGPKGRVRAEVWERARALHEAGRIRAVEVRASDFFGPGVTDGGHLAARVVPRVLAGRSVSVLGDPDAPHSWTHLPDVARALVEVAGEERAWGRPWHVPTVPARSIRAMVDLLAAEAGTGPVAVRRVPPAVLGAAALFSPLLRELREVRYQFDRPFVVDATAYEAAFAVRATALEEQVAATVAWWRQRSATAAR
- a CDS encoding glutamate ABC transporter substrate-binding protein encodes the protein MNLRKATVAAAAALVLSVTAAGCGSDGGSSSGGGTAGASGTGGKITVGIKFDQPGIGLKTPDGTYTGLDVDVATYVAKQLGYSPQNIEFKEAKSADRETMLQRGDVDFIAASYSITPTRSEKVDFAGPYLLAHQDVLIRADDDSIKTPADLNTKKLCSVTGSTSAQNVKTKIAPNAQLQEYGGYSECLTGLENKVVDALTTDDSILAGYAAQPAFQGKFKLGGFKMSNENYGIGVQKGSELKAQINTALEKMVADGSWEAAVKKNLGPAGYQNEPAPKIGVVVS
- a CDS encoding NAD(P)/FAD-dependent oxidoreductase, yielding MDPVHALRDVEPTPFWLDDPGRPEAHSALIGEVRCDLLVVGGGYSGLWTALIAKERDPALDVVLVEGREIGWAASGRNGGFCAASLTHGLGNGLDRWPDELGRLERLGAQNLQAIEDAVAKYGIDCDWERTGELDVATEPHQVEELRELAELAARFGEGGEFLDADRVRAEVNSPTYLGAFWDKDGVAMVNPARLAWGLKRACLDQGVRIFERTPVTALAEAGAGMAARTPYGRVTARKVALGTNVFPSLVKRIRPYTVPVYDYALMTEPLSAEQLDAIGWKGRQGIGDSANQFHYYRLSADNRILWGGYDAIYHYGGRVRAEYDQRPATYRTLARHFFTTFPQLEGLRFTHAWGGAIDTCTRFSAFFDSAYDGRVALAAGYTGLGVGATRFGAEVMLDLLAGERTERTALEMVRRKPLPFPPEPVRWAGISITKWSLDRADRNAGRRNLWLRTLDRCGLGFDS
- a CDS encoding amino acid ABC transporter ATP-binding protein encodes the protein MTPEVPTPAAGELVVLSGVNKHFGELHVLRDIDLTVGRGEVVVVVGPSGGGKSTLCRAINRLETVDSGEIVIDGRPMPAEGRELAALRADVGMVFQSFNLFAHRTVLQNVTLGQIKVRRKDRRLAEERARELLERVGVASQVDKYPAQLSGGQQQRVAIARALAMDPKVMLFDEPTSALDPEMINEVLEVMRQLARDGMTMVVVTHEMGFARSAANRVVFMADGRIVEETTPDRFFSNPSSDRAKDFLAKILHH